Within the Erpetoichthys calabaricus chromosome 1, fErpCal1.3, whole genome shotgun sequence genome, the region TTACTTTAACAGGGCATGATTGTTAGCACTGcataaaaatatcaagaatttgTTGTAATAGAATGTCTGAAAAATATAAAACGCCACGTACAACTGAGCTGGAGTTTGGGGGATTATTGGGTAAGTGTATTACAAATTTTGCTTTAAACCATTTGTGCCTGGAATTACATGCAATATTGTACATGTGATGTAGATTCatataattagaaaaatattaattttggctacttctcccagccatccaagaacagtttggtgacgaacagtgccttttccagcatgatggagcaccatgccacAAGGCAAACATGATAATTAAGTGGCTTggagaacaaaacatcgaaattttgggtccatggccaggaaattccccagaccttaatcccattgagaacttgtggtcaatcctcaagaggcaggtggacaaacaaaaacccacaaattctgacaaattccaagcactgattatgcaataatgggctgccatcagtcaggatttagcccatgccagggcgaattgcagaggtcttgaaaaagaagggccaacactgcaaatattgactcctTTCATAAACGTAAtgcaattgtcaataaaagcctttgaaacttacgaAATGTTTGTAATTATTCTTCAGTAGagcatagaaacatctgacaaatagatctaaaaacactgaagcagcaaactttgtgaaaaccaatacttgtgtcattctcaaaagttttggccacaactgtacattGGATAAGGAGAGTAGACAAATTGATGAATGCATAAACTAATTTCTAtatacattaaaattattttaaaatatacatcttTCTTGCCCTAGTTGTTTAACCATTGCTTGTtgtactttatactgtatatatactgtacatatttcttTGGCACTAGACAATTGGTCTTGTTTTGGCACCTAAAGAACAGAATAGAATCTCAATAAAGATTTTCAGCCATgtcttcttttaataatcagtgtgcaactgtttttttaactataagaatttttttattctttcaaattatgcattttaattgtcCTTTTAAATAACCTGGAAGTGAATTTCAAGTAAATTGCATAGGGAAAGCGTTTGGCAAATTTTGCAAGTAACTGAagagtgaagttattttagtatttGAAGTGAAAATGATTTCAATAGCATGACTAGATGCCTACATATGGTGATAACGATATTACCTACAAATACTTATAATGTAGTTCATTTCTTAATTATCTTGTCTTCGCCATCTTCTTGTTAAAATCATTTCCACAAGAAACTGTATTATTGTTAGCATATTTTGGCATAGAAAGCTCTACCTTGCCCCGACTGATctattgtattttttgctttttgtaggtGCAGTATGTCTTCCTGTGATTCTACCCCTCACTGTGCTCTACTTGCTTTTGGCAGTCCGTACCTCCGATGGTGGCATCCTTAATTTCCCTCCTCTATTGCCATCCCTGCCTGAACTGTGGTTTCCtactgcttttttatttgtagTTGGCTGGGTGGCACTTCAAGCCCTGCTCTATCTGCTGCCTTTAGGCAAGGTAAAGTTGCAATCTGGACTTCGGTTTAAtagttgtactgtatatgaggaTCATGAGCTGGTACTTATCACTATGTACTGtacactttttcattttattgacaggataaatttggcttttaattaaattagattagtAATACATTATTAATCTCCAAAGGGATATTCAAATGCATAgcacaataaaaacattaaatacacagATATCGACTCAAATACAATATAAGGCAATATAATAAgaatatataatacaataaatattatgcTAAAATAACTTTAGTAAATTGAAGTTTGTATTATCTTCCTATGGTTTCCAGAGGGAGTGAAGGAAAGGATGTCAGGAGGAAGCATTAAAACACCTAACAGCAATAGGTATAAAATATACCCCAAGGTGCTTCTTATTACACCATGGAGGCATGAGTCTGTGGCTAAAAGAACTCCAGGAAAGTACCCTTTGATAGTCAGAATTATTCATGATGTCAGCCAACTTTGCTACCATTCTATTTTCCTCAGGAAGTAGTCTACTCTGGCTGTTCTTATACAGCACCATTGTGtggccagtccagtccagtttgctgttcatATGGTCCCCCAGATACTTGTAATTATGTACCACTTCAACTTTGTTCCTGTGTatggtgactggtctcaaagGCACCTTAACATACTCAAAAGTCCATCACCAGTTCTTCTGTCTTATTGATGGTGAACTACATTTGGTTCTCTCTACACAACAAGACAAAGCCTCCACCAGCCTTGTGTTCTCTGACTTAAGCATTAAAATGCTAACATGAAAGCACATTTAGTCTTTGAATGCAATTCTTTATGATAGTTTGGTGGTGAGCAACACTATACTGTAAAGTTACAATtgtaccagcaaaaaaaaaaaaaaaaaaaaaaaaaaaaaaaaaattccagtcaaTCAGTTATTTTTAGATACAAAGAGGTTGAATCACTGTCACTAAGTTATGCATTGGCCATTCATGGTTAATCAAGCCTTCTTTTCATGTACTCtgacacttttattaaaaaaaatatatagtttaagGCTAAAGTGTTTTGTTCTCTTGTACACTGTAGATCACTCAGGGGATGGTCCTCAGAGATGGGTCAAGACTGTCATACCCTGTTAATGGTAAGTGGGTAACTGTACCCTGaggaaatattttccactaaacctttttttttttaaattggtattTGCTGTGCACACAGATAATGGCCTGGTATGCATTTTGAACATAgaatcctggagctgtgaagctgTAGCTCTAACCTATGTGCTACCCCTAAAAAGCTGTAATCAGATTTAAAGTGATTGTTGTTTTATCCTTTATTTTAGCCTTTCATGCTCTGTTGATAACATCAGGGCTCATTTTCTGCTGTGTACTGGCTGGCTTACCTCTTGGATACATTTATGATCACATCATTCCCTTGGCAGTCTCAGCAGGGTTACTGGCTTTATGTCTTAGTTTCTTTCTATATGTGAAATCATTGTGTGCTCCTCAAACTGCATTGGCTCCAGGTGGAAATACAGGTAAGCTGTACTAATTAAATGCTTgactaaaacaataataaatggtATGATAGCCACACCACCTTAACTTAAATTTCACCACAGCACTCAGTTTTTATTAAGAAGGCATTTCATTCACTAATTCAAGTTCTGAACATTCTTGCTTGAATACACGACTGTAGGGGGTACATGGTCTATTTCATTAGCTTCAGGCATACTGTAAGGTGGGACCCATCTCTAGATGAGAAACCAGTCCATTGTTGGATACACTCACTCAAACACCCAGGCTAACCTTTACAAGATCACTTTAGCTAAAGTGCATTTcttgagaatgtgggaggaaaacagaatACGTAGAGAAAATTCCTGTTGTTCCAGGAAACTCCACTCTGGCTGTGCCTAGGATGACATACAAGTCCAAGACCCTATAAGTATGAGGCAGTATACCTGCATTATAGAGGCTAACTACTGGAATCCAATGACTCTGTGGTATTTCAGGCACACATAAATCTTGATGCATTGAAATGTTTATTGTATAGTATTGGGTATCAATACCCAAATCAGaggtttttttccttttctgtaaccaataatatgtactgtatgtatatgtatggatACACTGTGTACATGAATAATACTGAACTTTATATTGAAAACCAAAAATGTATGCTATAAAAAGGTTCAAACTGAAGGAACTAAAATAAAGACAGTTCTAGCAGCTGGATTAAAGTTTTGCTTGGATGAATATTTTAGGTGTTACTTTATATTTAGCAATTTTACAGCATCAAAGGaaagcatttaaaataaagaagggtTAGGGTCAGCCAGTCTCACAAATCGTGTTGGCTGCAGACCACTGTTGTTGTAACagcaaaaatatttatgttttgtagTCATCGAGGCAGGAAAAAGATTTTCCAATAGTAACATACAGTAAGTTGAACATTCCATTAAATAGTGTCAAGCGTAGCAACTCAAATTAGAGGTCAAGATACACACTTTCTGCTTTAGGTTTATTCTctcactctatctctctctcaatGTTTTGATCAATCATAGCATTAATTTAATGGGTatcaaaaaaatcataatgcacTGTATATCCAATGGAATTTCTAAGAaattatcatatactgtatgttcagggCTGTGTAATTGTGATTATTGTCTCTTTCATACTGGTCCCATTTGCTTCCTTCAGTGCTACTTTTGATATTTATTCCACAGGCAAtcacttttatgatttttttattggaCATGAACTTAACCCCCGATTCAACAACTTTGATCTCAAGTATTTCTGTGAGCTTCGACCAGGATTAATTGGCTGGGTGAGTGTTTAAGGGAGTTGAGCCATCAAATACGTAAGGCTTCACTGACAAAGGTGGCAAATACAGAATGATTTTGCTGATAATAATACTGAATTACTATAGGCTGTTTTACTgaagcaaagttttttttaatatagtgatTTACATAAATATTACTTCAAAACCTGTTCTGAAAAGATTAACAGTATTAAATATgcaagcagcaaaacaataaattAGTACATAAGTTTAATACTAGAAAATACAAATGCACACTTCACTTCTCTGCCCAATAGGTTGTGATAAACCTGGCCATGCTAATGAAAGAGACAGAGCTGCGAGGAAGTCCCTCTCTTGCAATGATTCTGGTCAATGTATTTCAGCTGCTCTATGTTGTGGATGCTTTATGGAATGAGGTAAATGTCTATAACCTGCAAAAAGTAACAAAGATTCAGCTTTTTATTGAAAACTTATTTCTACAAGGGAAAACTGTTGAGTTTAAAACTGACTTCTAGCAGTTGAAAATGTGTTAGCTTAAGTGAGACCCACTGATATAATTAGGTCCACATCACAGATACTTGGcatatttatgaaaatgtgcataatttaattttttagttttataaatgGGTTTAGATAAAATTTatcttttaaatgaataattctgTTAAGTTCACAAAGACCTTTCTTGATCTagtctcatatactgtatatatatatatactgtatatatatatatatatacagtatatatatggttgaaatagtttactgtcaaataaatgcaaagagtacacgacacgtgtttcgccctcattctgggctcatcaggtgtacacactccactgcactccctctcgggaatcgaacctcggacgtcagcgccagaggtgatgcccctaacgttgcgccacggcgtgtggttcgtttatttgacagcatgtagatcggggtaattacattcacggcattcaaagtctgtgtcacaatctgattgtatgggtggttacctaccaggtaacgcttgtggttggccagcaatctgctaacatccgccacggtcatacaatcagattgtgacacagacttcgaatgccgtgaatgtaattaccccgatctacatgctgtcaaataaacgaaccacacgccgtggcgcaacgttaggggcatcgcctctggcgctgacgtccgaggttcgattcccgagagggagtgcagtggagtgtgtacacctgatgagcccagaatgagggcgaaacacgtgtcgtgtactctttgcatttatttgacagtaaactatttcaaccattctatgatctgctcctcacaaactaacggatgttagcagattgctggccaaccacaagcgttacctggtaggtaaccacccatacaatcagattgtgacacagacttcgaatgccgtgaatatacagtatatatatatatatacacacatacatactgcatacatacatacacacacacactgtatatacaaacaGAACCTGATATACAGAGTTTGTTTCACTATATGTTAATTAAATGGACTAGGAGCACTGGAATTATTATTAAGTGATTTGCACAGGGTCATATAGGGAGGAATGGACTGAACCATCAGACTTGTGTTGTATGCCACAAATTTGCCACACTACTACAGAACACATAATAAAGTGAATTTATAATGACATATGTATATGTTTTGGACAGGAGGCTGTTTTGACTACAATGGACATTGTACAAGATGGATTTGGGTTCATGCTTGCTTTTGGAGACTTGACCTGGGTTCCTTTCACATACAGCCTGCAGGCCCATTTCTTGGTCAGAAACCCACAGGAGCTTACTATATTTAGTGCCTTTGGGATCATTTCTTTAAATGGTTAGTAGTGATCGTGCATATAAAGGAGGATGAGGTACAATTGAAATAAGCAATGCACTTGTTTACTTAGCTGTTGCATTTATGTAAATGACTTCAAGCACGTCAGCAGACTCTTAAAACGGTTTATCCTGCTCTCCACAGCTCTGGGTTATTTAATCTTCCGCTGTGCAAACTCTGAGAAGAACCTCTTTCGCAGAGATCCCACACACCCTAATATAGCAGGTTAGTACTGAACAATGGTGGGGACATTGTTAGGAATGAGAAAGCTGGTCTGAATAAATGCACAGAAAATGCATTGTTTCCCCGTTTCttcaaaatgtctttgtacataaaacatacattataattaaaattaatctgaaaatattatatttagtGTAATATTTGTATTTCACAATAATTTGAACCAATAGCTCTTATATGATACACTCAATGCATAGTTTACTCAACAAGTATGTGCTGCAAAACAACACTGATAGCTGtggaatgaataaaaaataaacccgTTTTTATTTGCTGCTTTTTTACTCTCCTTTTCAATGAAAAAGGATCAAAAAAGCTACTTTTGTGTGACCTtaagtggaattttttttttcttttcaggataTGATATGGCATGCAATAGAGTATGTGCAAAGTCATCAGGCTCAGGGTGTATGCAGATCTAGCTATAATGTAAATTCAAAAACACTATTTCTTGTTCAGTTAAAAAGCAGAAATTTGGCAGGACGGTACATCTAGGGTTGTAGGTATCTTCTAAGGCCAAtttaatatatcaatatttagaggAGATACAGCAGAAAAACATAccccaaaatttttaaaatgttttgactgatttaactgaaacTTAGTTTCAAACAAAATTTGCTGATCCACATTTTTTTGTCGATATTTGTTGTTAACAATGTTGTAGTGAGTGGGTTATTTTTAGGCACCACATCCTTTTTCAATCTCATTGAAGAGAAATGGGGCTTACAGCTTTTACAACTGAATGCCACCAGCACAACAGTACCACTCACCAGCATAAAACTGTAATCATCCAGAGATTTATACAAATCAACCACTTTCTGCAAATGAACACCACTACCAGAAGAACTAGAAGGAGGAAAGTTCAGCAAAGATCAAAAACAACATGCTTAGCAACCTGTGTCATTGGATACACAGAGTACTCCCTATTCTGTCAGATTATTTCTTTCTCGTGGCAATGCAGtatgaaaaacagacaaattcaAATTGTCAAGCACActaacatacatacattatactgtatgtgagtggAGGTCAGACCATGATTTGCCGCTCCATTCTGTTTCACAAAGCATAAGTAGGGAAGTGCCAGCACAACAtacagtaccagtacacttcagGTTCTGGGTACAACATACACTGGGAGTGACAGCATTCCTTATTCAGTTTAAACAATTGCGTGCCTCAGTAAATAGGTCCACCACGGACAGAACATAGAGGAGATAAATATTGTACATAGGTCACCATATTATTTAtcttcacctgtttttttttctttataatcccTAAAACATTTAATTCACTCCATGGGCCACAAATGTACATGTTGTAAAAAATGCTGTATGTAACAAGTTAAAGTAAACTACGAATCAGTgtattttactttgatttaaatCCTCCAAAACATAGTAATGGTACAAGATTATAGAAAGTGTTGTATTCAAATCTGATTGAAGTTACCCTTTTTACAGAGTgtgctacagggtgaaattataCCTGtcccaaaattcccattattcctacAAATTACCCCTTTCAATGCAAAATAGTACAGTTTACTGTAAACTTGTGTTTTCAAATGACCATCAAAAAAAGCCAAAGTTAGTCAGCAAGAAAATCGGGAATTGATCCATGGCGCAAATGTTTTTTCACTCATGAGTAACTGTGTGTAGCATATTCAAGAGTAAAGAGCTCcagtaaactaataataatatgtcAAATCTCATCTCATTTCAAACTTGCTTCAACTAATTCAAGGTTATAGGAAAATGTCAAACCTGagcaggcaaaaaaaaatgttatatgttttaAACCACTGCAGTAAATATATAACTATAGCAATAATGTGCTGATATTTGGCAGAATATGCATTAATATTTTCAGATATGGTGGACTGATGTCTACATGCCTAAGTGCTCAATCACAGGTATGCTGTGCGCACATATCACATGGATGTTTAAAatgagaacataaaaaaaatctatactgACGAACTATACATAGATTTTAGTAATGCAAACGTCACACTGGTTCTTAATGGTATGCAGTTTGGTG harbors:
- the tm7sf2 gene encoding delta(14)-sterol reductase TM7SF2, which produces MSEKYKTPRTTELEFGGLLGAVCLPVILPLTVLYLLLAVRTSDGGILNFPPLLPSLPELWFPTAFLFVVGWVALQALLYLLPLGKITQGMVLRDGSRLSYPVNAFHALLITSGLIFCCVLAGLPLGYIYDHIIPLAVSAGLLALCLSFFLYVKSLCAPQTALAPGGNTGNHFYDFFIGHELNPRFNNFDLKYFCELRPGLIGWVVINLAMLMKETELRGSPSLAMILVNVFQLLYVVDALWNEEAVLTTMDIVQDGFGFMLAFGDLTWVPFTYSLQAHFLVRNPQELTIFSAFGIISLNALGYLIFRCANSEKNLFRRDPTHPNIAGLETIPTATGKRLLVSGWWGFVRHPNYLGDLIMALAWSLPCGFSHVLPYFYVIYFAVLLVHREARDEHQCLKKYGLAWQQYCQRVPYRIIPYLY